From one Caldithrix abyssi DSM 13497 genomic stretch:
- a CDS encoding efflux RND transporter periplasmic adaptor subunit, with translation MKSRILITLFGLLLIFSIGATVSSCSGEKDKTEQKEEVQLYTCPMHPEVITEEPGQCPKCGMDLVPVKKSAGQQMNMNEDHDAGAHDQSGDGEQAQLWTCGMHPEVILEEPGQCPKCGMNLVPLKTEKSKKTTQKSGKILYWRAPMDPTEIYDRPGKSKMGMDLIPVYEGESGLGSGGTITIDPVTVQNMGVRFTPVVKKDFYHAIRTVGYIEYDESRLFTINSKISGWVEKLYADYTGKLVRKGQPLLEIYSPELVTTQEEYLLALKNLQAVKGSNISEVRQSAEELLKSSLKRLQYWDIPQTEIQRLTDSQEVKKTTTIYSPFDGFVIHKNVVEGTYIKAGNDLFRIADLSRVWIQVSIYDNDLPWVKPDAQAEVELSYMPGKKFQGKITYIYPYLDKKARDVKIRLEFQNTDFELKPGMYANVSIKADPIKDALVVPTEAVIRSGKRNLVFIARGEGRFEPRQVKIGEENDQGEVRIISGLLEGEQVVTSAQFMLDSESRLQEAIQKMLAEKRGQ, from the coding sequence ATGAAGTCACGCATTCTGATTACGTTATTTGGACTTTTACTAATTTTTTCAATCGGGGCTACTGTGAGCAGTTGCAGCGGTGAAAAAGATAAAACGGAACAAAAAGAAGAAGTGCAATTGTACACCTGTCCCATGCATCCGGAAGTGATAACCGAAGAACCCGGCCAATGCCCCAAATGCGGAATGGACCTGGTGCCCGTTAAAAAAAGCGCCGGGCAGCAGATGAATATGAATGAAGATCATGACGCCGGGGCTCATGATCAATCCGGCGACGGTGAACAAGCGCAATTGTGGACGTGCGGCATGCATCCAGAGGTCATTCTGGAAGAACCGGGCCAATGTCCCAAGTGTGGAATGAATCTGGTGCCTTTAAAAACGGAAAAATCTAAAAAAACAACGCAAAAATCAGGCAAGATTTTGTACTGGCGGGCGCCCATGGATCCTACAGAAATTTACGATCGTCCCGGCAAATCGAAAATGGGCATGGATTTGATTCCGGTTTATGAAGGCGAGTCCGGCCTGGGAAGCGGCGGTACGATCACCATCGATCCGGTTACGGTTCAAAATATGGGCGTACGTTTTACGCCTGTGGTTAAAAAAGATTTTTACCATGCCATCCGCACCGTTGGCTATATCGAGTACGATGAAAGTAGGCTGTTTACCATCAATAGCAAGATTTCGGGCTGGGTAGAGAAATTGTATGCCGATTACACCGGCAAACTGGTGCGCAAGGGGCAACCATTACTGGAAATTTATTCTCCCGAACTGGTAACCACCCAGGAAGAGTATTTGCTGGCCTTAAAAAATTTGCAGGCGGTTAAAGGTTCCAACATCAGCGAAGTGCGCCAGAGCGCCGAAGAACTCTTGAAAAGTTCGTTAAAACGGCTTCAATACTGGGACATTCCGCAAACGGAAATCCAGCGTCTGACAGACAGTCAGGAAGTTAAAAAGACCACAACCATCTACTCGCCATTTGACGGTTTTGTAATTCACAAAAATGTGGTTGAAGGAACTTACATAAAAGCCGGAAACGACCTTTTCCGCATTGCCGATCTTTCCAGAGTGTGGATTCAGGTCAGCATTTACGATAATGATTTGCCCTGGGTTAAGCCAGATGCACAGGCCGAAGTGGAATTAAGCTATATGCCCGGAAAAAAGTTTCAAGGAAAAATAACTTACATTTATCCTTACCTGGATAAAAAGGCGCGCGACGTCAAAATTCGCCTCGAATTCCAGAACACGGATTTTGAATTGAAACCGGGCATGTACGCTAATGTTTCCATCAAGGCCGATCCCATTAAGGATGCGCTGGTTGTGCCGACCGAGGCGGTGATTCGCTCCGGTAAACGTAACCTGGTCTTTATCGCACGCGGAGAAGGACGATTTGAGCCACGACAGGTGAAAATTGGTGAAGAAAATGACCAGGGCGAAGTGCGCATTATCTCCGGTCTTTTGGAGGGCGAACAGGTGGTTACTTCAGCGCAGTTCATGCTGGACAGCGAAAGTCGCCTGCAGGAAGCCATCCAGAAAATGTTGGCAGAGAAAAGGGGACAGTAA
- a CDS encoding TolC family protein, which produces MRLLTILLILISVSFGQQQQLQNLVERALENNPALKARGHHVQAAKELIDPAGALPDPMISLGLMNVPSNSFAFNQEPMSGKQLAFSQAIPFPGKLGLKKKLAEIEAQKATDVQGELELQIIRNVKQTYFKIFDLDRAIEVTERNQTVLKNFTQIAQTRYTVGSGIQQDVLKAQVEFARFEDRLISLQEKRAALNAKLNALLNLPQDQALEKTEIWSFEANDIPFDTLKNRLLKNNPILKAWQKNTEQSAVRVRLAKKELLPDFTFTFAYTQREVLQSGLGGNDFLSAVVGLKIPLYFWKKQDKQLQARRFQKKESTEQFNDIKNRLLASLNDAYQRAQKKAELIQLYQATIIPQASQALNSAIASYQNDQVDFLTLLNNLMVLFNYEREYYRLISEYYQQLAQIEYLTAKQIIK; this is translated from the coding sequence ATGAGATTGTTGACGATTTTGCTAATATTGATCTCCGTTTCTTTCGGGCAGCAGCAACAGCTACAAAACCTTGTTGAGCGGGCTCTCGAAAATAATCCGGCGCTTAAGGCTCGCGGTCATCACGTACAGGCGGCCAAAGAGCTCATCGACCCGGCCGGTGCGCTGCCAGACCCCATGATCAGTTTGGGGCTGATGAACGTGCCGTCGAATTCATTCGCCTTTAATCAGGAACCGATGAGCGGCAAGCAACTGGCCTTCAGTCAGGCCATCCCCTTTCCTGGCAAGCTGGGACTTAAGAAAAAACTGGCAGAAATTGAAGCGCAAAAAGCAACCGATGTACAGGGCGAACTTGAATTGCAAATCATTCGCAATGTTAAACAGACCTATTTTAAAATTTTCGATCTGGATCGCGCTATTGAGGTGACCGAAAGGAACCAGACGGTGCTGAAAAACTTCACGCAAATTGCCCAGACGCGCTACACCGTGGGCAGCGGCATTCAGCAGGATGTTTTGAAAGCGCAAGTAGAATTTGCCCGCTTTGAAGACCGGTTAATTTCATTACAAGAAAAGAGAGCCGCTTTAAACGCGAAGCTAAACGCGCTTTTAAATCTTCCGCAAGATCAAGCTTTAGAAAAAACAGAGATCTGGTCATTCGAAGCGAATGACATTCCATTCGATACTCTAAAAAACCGGCTGCTTAAAAACAATCCGATCTTAAAAGCCTGGCAAAAAAACACCGAGCAAAGCGCGGTGCGCGTGCGTCTGGCAAAAAAGGAATTATTACCCGATTTTACATTTACGTTTGCCTATACACAAAGAGAGGTTCTGCAATCCGGACTGGGCGGCAATGATTTTCTTTCTGCCGTGGTTGGCCTGAAAATTCCGCTCTATTTCTGGAAAAAACAAGATAAACAATTACAGGCACGTCGTTTTCAGAAAAAAGAAAGCACGGAACAATTTAATGATATCAAAAACCGTTTGCTCGCCTCCCTAAATGACGCCTATCAGAGAGCGCAAAAAAAGGCAGAGCTCATTCAACTTTATCAGGCAACCATCATCCCCCAGGCCAGCCAGGCCCTCAACTCTGCCATTGCCAGCTATCAAAACGATCAGGTCGATTTTTTGACCTTATTGAATAACCTGATGGTATTATTCAATTACGAAAGAGAATATTATCGACTGATCAGCGAATATTATCAGCAATTGGCGCAAATCGAGTACTTAACCGCAAAACAAATCATAAAATAG
- a CDS encoding DUF6804 family protein has product MAITISIIFLFLALFEGWPYGFYTLLRLIVFAATAFLAWLAYKCQKHGWIWIFGFMALLFNPLIPVHLGRELWMMVDLFVAIFLIISIFVFKLPEDFK; this is encoded by the coding sequence ATGGCTATTACGATTTCTATCATTTTCCTTTTCTTAGCCCTGTTTGAAGGCTGGCCTTACGGATTTTACACTTTGCTTCGCCTAATCGTTTTTGCAGCAACCGCTTTTCTGGCCTGGTTAGCCTATAAATGTCAAAAACATGGCTGGATCTGGATTTTTGGATTTATGGCGCTTCTTTTTAATCCTTTGATTCCTGTGCATCTGGGGCGAGAATTATGGATGATGGTTGATTTATTCGTCGCTATTTTTTTGATTATTTCCATCTTTGTTTTCAAGTTGCCTGAAGATTTTAAGTAA
- a CDS encoding ArnT family glycosyltransferase, with protein MEIKEPLKTAYQLIAGLTLFKLIYIFFLPITPQEAYYWYYIQYPALSYFDHPPMAAYSIGLGTTLFGDTVFGVKFMAVVWFLGINLLLLKSALLMAQLKNIPRHLAEKAGFWTVLFFNLTIFAHLYAILSVPDTPLLFFWILTLFLFLKFYQTQRARWLYLMGVTLGFGLISKYTMVALLPGLFAFLLFDKKLRRWLVTPHPYLTFVIMLLVFSPVVIWNAQNDWASFAFQFSNRAAKFKPLTSKYIVQLFFSQLFLLTPLVFGLLVYFVKKQIQTRFKDRLLNLLFWSGFVIIGGFIYVSLRSLVKMNWLLPGYLGWILGAVFVLKAETIRSSRWIKSGMYFSVFLLLIAHIIQLVPNMPLGEGNTWSGWSDAAQKIHALQQKMGGRKKVFIFSNGYKSAALLKFYLPDHQDTYAENIYNRPALQFDIWGTPDSLIGKNALYVIDDRREYKDDLKYVRKYFDSVELIEQFEYKFLDRFHTRTIYCYEAKNYHGPAN; from the coding sequence ATGGAAATAAAGGAACCGTTAAAAACGGCCTACCAGCTTATTGCCGGCCTGACCCTGTTCAAGCTGATTTACATCTTTTTTCTGCCCATTACGCCACAGGAAGCCTATTACTGGTATTACATTCAGTATCCTGCGCTCTCCTATTTTGACCATCCGCCCATGGCCGCCTATTCGATTGGACTGGGCACAACGCTTTTTGGCGATACGGTATTTGGCGTCAAATTTATGGCGGTCGTCTGGTTTTTGGGTATTAATCTTCTGCTGCTCAAAAGCGCGCTGTTAATGGCGCAATTAAAAAACATTCCTCGTCACCTGGCAGAAAAGGCCGGCTTTTGGACCGTTCTGTTCTTCAACTTAACCATTTTCGCCCATCTCTACGCCATCCTGAGCGTGCCCGACACGCCGCTGCTTTTTTTCTGGATATTGACCTTGTTTCTATTTTTAAAATTTTACCAGACGCAACGAGCGCGCTGGTTGTATTTGATGGGCGTCACGTTAGGATTTGGCCTGATCAGCAAATACACCATGGTTGCACTGCTGCCCGGGCTGTTTGCCTTTTTACTGTTCGATAAAAAATTGCGGCGCTGGCTTGTTACGCCCCATCCCTATTTGACGTTCGTGATTATGCTGCTGGTATTCTCGCCCGTGGTTATCTGGAATGCGCAAAACGACTGGGCATCGTTTGCCTTTCAATTTAGCAATCGGGCGGCGAAATTCAAACCGCTTACCAGCAAGTACATTGTTCAGTTATTCTTCAGTCAATTATTTTTGCTAACGCCGCTGGTATTCGGCTTATTGGTTTATTTCGTTAAAAAACAGATTCAAACGCGTTTTAAAGATCGTTTGCTCAATCTGCTATTCTGGAGCGGGTTTGTAATCATTGGCGGCTTTATTTATGTCAGTCTGCGTTCGCTGGTAAAAATGAACTGGCTTTTGCCGGGATATCTGGGATGGATTTTAGGCGCCGTGTTCGTTCTGAAAGCGGAGACGATTCGGTCGTCGCGCTGGATTAAGTCCGGCATGTATTTTTCTGTCTTTTTGCTGCTCATCGCCCACATTATTCAGCTTGTGCCTAACATGCCGCTGGGCGAAGGCAACACCTGGAGCGGCTGGTCGGACGCCGCCCAAAAAATTCATGCGTTGCAGCAAAAGATGGGCGGTCGTAAAAAGGTCTTTATCTTCTCCAACGGTTACAAAAGCGCCGCCTTACTAAAATTCTACCTGCCGGATCATCAGGACACTTATGCCGAAAACATTTACAATCGCCCGGCCCTGCAGTTTGACATCTGGGGAACGCCGGATTCACTGATCGGTAAAAACGCTTTGTACGTAATCGACGACCGCCGAGAATACAAAGACGATCTGAAGTATGTCCGTAAGTATTTTGATTCGGTTGAGCTAATCGAGCAATTTGAATACAAATTTTTAGATCGCTTTCACACGCGCACCATTTACTGCTATGAGGCAAAGAATTACCATGGCCCCGCAAATTAA
- a CDS encoding GtrA family protein yields MAPQIKERLIRMIKFGLIGASGLIVNNLFLWIFHGKLHLSLEVASPLAIVIAIFNNFSWNDLFTWGRERHKRRYTYFHRLIRYYTSAALGGLINYATLLILTSKFDWPYILSNLIGIGLGMISNFLLSEFWVFRKKSD; encoded by the coding sequence ATGGCCCCGCAAATTAAAGAGCGTCTGATCCGTATGATTAAATTCGGTCTGATTGGCGCATCCGGTTTAATTGTTAACAATCTGTTCTTATGGATTTTTCATGGAAAACTGCATCTTTCGCTGGAAGTAGCCTCTCCTCTGGCCATTGTCATTGCCATTTTCAATAATTTTTCATGGAACGATCTTTTCACCTGGGGCAGAGAGCGCCACAAACGGCGCTATACCTACTTTCACCGTTTGATTCGTTATTACACCTCGGCAGCATTAGGCGGATTGATCAACTACGCAACGCTTCTGATTCTAACCAGCAAATTTGACTGGCCTTATATTTTAAGCAATTTAATCGGCATTGGCCTGGGCATGATTTCTAATTTTTTACTGAGCGAATTCTGGGTGTTCCGCAAAAAGAGCGACTAA
- a CDS encoding NAD(P)-binding domain-containing protein encodes MESLIIWIITAIIVMVILVPYFIQFRRKLNRDKALKAEAQELGADQPIAQFPQINQLECIGCGSCVDACPEGGVLGIVMGKATIINGLKCVGHGMCAEACPVGAIVIGLGDISKRDDIPFTDEHFQTNIPGLYVVGELGGLALIRNAIKQGNVAVEHIAKTLKKQDEDDQLLDVLIVGAGPAGLSAGLTAVKYNLNYLVVDRQGAGGTILHYPRKKLVMTRPVEIPLYGVLDKPEYTKEELLEIWEDAQKKFNLKIKSGLKLENVVQENGHFKVITNLESFKARTVVLALGRRGTPRKLNVPGEEQGKVMYRLLDAEAYQNDKILIVGGGDSAIEAAIGLAHQKGNIITISYRKDKFFRIKKRNAERIEKLIEENKVFVIYKSTVKEIKEKSVILNTERGEVEIENDYVFIFAGGEPPFALLKKIGIQFGVEVAQNALAG; translated from the coding sequence ATGGAAAGTCTGATAATCTGGATAATCACAGCCATCATCGTTATGGTTATTTTAGTTCCGTATTTTATTCAATTCAGAAGGAAGTTAAACAGGGATAAAGCCCTTAAGGCGGAAGCGCAGGAACTGGGGGCCGATCAACCGATTGCCCAGTTTCCGCAAATCAATCAATTAGAGTGCATTGGCTGCGGCTCCTGTGTGGATGCCTGTCCGGAAGGCGGCGTGCTGGGGATTGTGATGGGCAAGGCCACAATTATAAACGGTTTGAAGTGCGTGGGGCATGGAATGTGCGCCGAAGCCTGCCCGGTGGGCGCTATTGTGATTGGCCTGGGAGATATTTCAAAAAGAGACGATATTCCCTTTACCGATGAGCACTTTCAAACGAACATCCCTGGTTTGTATGTGGTAGGCGAATTAGGCGGCCTGGCGTTAATACGCAACGCAATCAAGCAGGGAAATGTGGCCGTGGAACACATCGCAAAGACCTTAAAAAAGCAAGATGAAGACGACCAACTGCTGGATGTCCTGATTGTCGGGGCGGGCCCGGCCGGGCTTTCGGCAGGATTGACAGCAGTAAAATACAATCTAAATTATCTGGTGGTAGATCGCCAGGGGGCGGGCGGAACCATTTTACACTATCCGCGAAAAAAGCTGGTCATGACCCGTCCTGTGGAAATCCCTTTGTACGGCGTTCTTGATAAGCCGGAGTACACCAAAGAAGAATTGCTTGAAATCTGGGAAGATGCTCAAAAAAAATTCAATTTAAAGATTAAATCCGGCCTAAAGTTAGAAAATGTTGTACAGGAGAATGGGCATTTTAAGGTGATCACCAACTTAGAGTCTTTTAAAGCCCGCACCGTTGTGCTTGCTCTGGGACGAAGAGGCACTCCGCGAAAATTAAACGTGCCCGGCGAAGAGCAGGGCAAGGTCATGTATCGTTTACTGGACGCAGAAGCCTACCAGAATGATAAAATTTTGATTGTTGGCGGAGGAGATAGCGCTATTGAAGCCGCCATCGGTTTGGCGCACCAAAAGGGCAACATCATCACCATCTCTTACCGCAAGGATAAATTTTTTCGCATTAAAAAGCGAAATGCCGAGCGCATTGAGAAATTGATTGAAGAGAATAAGGTGTTTGTCATTTACAAATCCACCGTAAAAGAGATTAAAGAAAAATCCGTCATTCTAAATACAGAGCGCGGCGAGGTGGAAATAGAGAATGACTATGTTTTTATCTTTGCCGGCGGCGAACCGCCTTTTGCCTTGCTCAAAAAAATCGGCATTCAATTTGGCGTGGAAGTCGCCCAGAACGCGCTGGCCGGTTAG